One Bacillus sp. 1780r2a1 DNA segment encodes these proteins:
- the fabI gene encoding enoyl-ACP reductase FabI: MLKSLSLENRTFVVMGVANKRSIAWGIARSLHEAGARLVFTYAGERLEKNVRDLAASLEREDTLVLPCDVTQDEDIKACFTKIKEEVGHIHGVAHCIAFANREDLDGNFVDTSRDGFLLAHNISSYSLTAVAREAKELMTEGGSIVTLTYLGGERVVQNYNVMGVAKASLDASVRYLASDLGQHGIRVNSISAGPIRTLSAKGISDFNSILKQIEERAPLRRTTTPEEVGDTATFLFSDLSRGITGENLHVDSGFHIIGR; the protein is encoded by the coding sequence ATGTTAAAAAGCTTATCCTTAGAGAACCGCACATTTGTTGTTATGGGAGTAGCAAATAAACGAAGCATTGCGTGGGGAATTGCTCGTTCATTGCACGAAGCAGGCGCACGTTTAGTATTTACATATGCGGGAGAACGCTTAGAGAAAAATGTTCGCGATCTTGCAGCTTCATTAGAGCGTGAAGATACGCTTGTATTACCTTGTGACGTAACACAAGATGAAGACATTAAAGCATGTTTCACAAAAATTAAAGAAGAAGTAGGCCATATTCATGGCGTAGCACATTGTATTGCGTTTGCAAATCGCGAAGATTTAGATGGCAATTTTGTAGATACGTCTCGTGATGGTTTCCTTTTAGCTCACAATATTAGCTCATATTCACTTACAGCTGTTGCTCGTGAAGCAAAAGAGCTAATGACAGAAGGCGGAAGCATCGTAACCCTAACTTATTTAGGCGGAGAGCGCGTTGTTCAGAACTATAACGTAATGGGCGTAGCTAAAGCTTCATTAGATGCTAGCGTACGCTATTTAGCTTCAGACTTAGGTCAGCACGGTATTCGCGTTAACTCAATTTCTGCAGGACCAATTCGTACGTTATCTGCAAAAGGAATTAGCGACTTTAACTCAATTTTAAAACAAATTGAAGAGCGTGCACCGCTTCGTCGCACAACAACTCCAGAAGAAGTTGGAGATACGGCAACATTCTTATTCAGCGATCTATCACGTGGAATTACAGGCGAAAACCTACACGTGGATTCTGGTTTCCATATTATTGGACGTTAA
- a CDS encoding DUF1360 domain-containing protein yields MTWIYLFLFVFATFRLTRLIVFDKITGFIRQPFHEMVKEVDEQGNEMTYLTVKGKGLRKWIGELLSCYWCTGMWCAIAIYAGYTFFPQVAIPAIIILAIAGCAGIIESFMK; encoded by the coding sequence ATGACCTGGATTTATTTATTTTTATTTGTTTTTGCTACGTTTCGCCTCACAAGGCTGATTGTATTTGATAAAATCACAGGTTTTATTCGCCAGCCGTTTCACGAAATGGTTAAGGAAGTTGATGAACAAGGCAATGAAATGACTTACTTAACAGTAAAGGGAAAAGGGCTTAGGAAATGGATTGGAGAACTCTTAAGCTGTTATTGGTGTACGGGCATGTGGTGTGCAATTGCAATTTATGCAGGCTACACGTTTTTTCCACAGGTAGCTATTCCAGCAATCATTATTTTAGCCATTGCTGGATGTGCAGGCATTATTGAATCATTTATGAAATAA
- a CDS encoding monovalent cation:proton antiporter family protein, whose product MEHHASVTSLVIVITVAFLTPILLHRFKLNVIPVVVAEIIMGLIIGKSGFDLVQQDMWLETLSTLGFIFLMFLSGLEIDFSAFAGGQKKEKTKSGKTIPNSFAVSTIVFIAIFAVSLLLSYIFVWTGFIDNAFLMTLIISTISLGVVVPTLKDAQIMKKSIGQTILLIAVIADLVTMILLAVFASIYAESGGGNTWLLLILFAAGVLFYFIGKQFKHRSFLETMSKGTVQIDTRAVFALIIILVGLSESIGAENILGAFLAGVLVSLLAPDKNLVHKLDSFGYGFLIPIFFVMVGVDLDIWSLFGDSKVLLLMPLLLLALLLSKLLPVMIMRIWYDTKTVLASGFLLTSTLSLVIAAATVGENIGVIDSQMSGALILVAVITCIITPIVFRKLFPKPEINDKKLKINMLGANQFTLPVIRDLDLNMYDVTIYHTSNEKLDNRTSDTVFNINDIESYDVDYLKKQGILDTDVLVVTTGEEERNTSIALAAKEYGTGRVIARVETPELDEKLKANQVEVFSVLLSTTALLKALIESPTVLNILTNQESALYQINMRNPKYQGVELRKFPFTGDVIFVRIFRGKDSIVPHGDTELALDDRLIVTGSRSYVNELKMLLEYKIR is encoded by the coding sequence ATGGAACATCATGCATCCGTAACCTCACTTGTTATTGTAATTACGGTCGCTTTTTTAACACCAATTCTACTTCATCGCTTTAAACTCAACGTTATCCCTGTTGTAGTAGCTGAAATTATTATGGGGTTAATTATCGGAAAAAGTGGATTTGATCTCGTTCAACAAGATATGTGGTTAGAGACGTTGTCTACCCTTGGCTTTATCTTTTTAATGTTTTTAAGCGGGCTAGAAATTGATTTTTCTGCATTTGCAGGTGGACAAAAGAAGGAAAAGACGAAATCAGGTAAAACGATCCCAAATTCGTTTGCTGTATCAACCATTGTATTTATTGCTATTTTTGCTGTTTCCTTGTTATTATCCTATATCTTTGTCTGGACAGGGTTTATTGACAATGCGTTTCTAATGACGCTTATTATTTCAACGATTTCACTTGGCGTTGTTGTTCCAACGCTAAAGGATGCCCAGATTATGAAGAAGTCCATTGGGCAAACCATCTTACTTATTGCAGTTATTGCAGATCTTGTGACGATGATTCTTCTTGCTGTTTTTGCATCAATTTATGCAGAGTCGGGAGGAGGAAACACATGGTTACTGCTTATTCTGTTTGCTGCCGGTGTTCTCTTCTACTTTATCGGTAAGCAGTTTAAGCATCGCTCATTCCTTGAAACAATGTCTAAAGGAACGGTTCAGATTGATACGCGGGCAGTATTTGCTCTTATTATTATCCTAGTGGGACTTTCTGAATCAATTGGAGCGGAAAATATCTTAGGAGCCTTTTTAGCGGGTGTGCTTGTATCACTGCTTGCTCCAGATAAAAATCTCGTGCATAAACTAGATTCCTTCGGCTACGGGTTTTTAATTCCCATCTTTTTTGTAATGGTTGGAGTAGACCTTGATATTTGGTCGTTGTTTGGAGATTCAAAAGTACTTCTTCTAATGCCTTTATTGCTGTTAGCTTTATTGTTATCAAAGCTGTTACCAGTAATGATTATGCGCATTTGGTACGATACAAAAACAGTGTTGGCATCAGGCTTTCTATTAACATCAACGCTTTCACTCGTTATTGCCGCAGCTACGGTTGGTGAAAATATTGGTGTCATTGATTCACAGATGTCAGGGGCTCTCATTCTAGTAGCGGTCATTACGTGTATTATTACGCCAATCGTCTTTAGAAAGCTGTTTCCAAAGCCAGAAATCAATGACAAGAAGCTTAAAATCAACATGCTTGGTGCGAATCAATTTACCCTACCAGTAATTCGAGATCTTGATTTAAATATGTATGACGTAACGATTTATCATACATCAAATGAAAAGCTAGATAACCGTACGTCTGACACTGTTTTTAATATTAATGATATTGAATCTTATGATGTGGACTATCTAAAAAAACAAGGTATTTTAGATACAGATGTACTCGTTGTTACAACAGGAGAAGAAGAGCGCAATACATCAATTGCTTTAGCTGCCAAAGAATATGGGACAGGTCGAGTCATTGCGCGTGTTGAAACGCCAGAACTCGATGAAAAGCTAAAAGCAAATCAAGTGGAAGTCTTCTCTGTACTATTATCAACCACAGCGCTATTAAAAGCGTTAATTGAGTCACCTACGGTTTTAAATATTTTAACGAACCAAGAGTCGGCTCTTTACCAAATCAATATGCGTAACCCAAAATATCAGGGAGTAGAGCTTCGTAAATTTCCATTTACGGGTGATGTCATCTTTGTTCGTATCTTTAGAGGGAAAGACTCCATCGTTCCTCACGGCGATACGGAACTTGCGTTAGATGACCGGTTGATTGTAACGGGATCACGTTCCTACGTAAATGAGCTCAAAATGCTTTTAGAGTATAAAATTCGTTAA
- a CDS encoding spore coat CotO family protein — protein MTDSRSRSEDNEPLMYIVQPTQAQTTRSMQYFYSSKQNEKEQQPLKEEPTFSPIQDVKSQEVKPEKAGLPANVHKHKEQKKPNKAFQYMNISEKINFLCGFPKHMAQPICEISVEGKSFIGTIVEFADGELSILVPPHDKPNRVPVKDIITISIVKI, from the coding sequence ATGACTGACTCTCGCTCAAGGTCCGAAGACAACGAGCCTTTAATGTATATTGTGCAGCCCACTCAAGCACAAACAACAAGATCGATGCAATATTTTTATAGTTCAAAGCAAAACGAAAAAGAGCAGCAGCCTTTAAAAGAAGAACCAACTTTCTCACCTATTCAGGACGTAAAATCACAGGAAGTTAAGCCTGAGAAAGCTGGGTTACCTGCGAATGTTCATAAACACAAAGAGCAAAAGAAACCAAATAAAGCATTTCAATATATGAACATTAGTGAAAAAATTAATTTTCTATGTGGATTTCCAAAACATATGGCACAGCCCATTTGTGAAATAAGCGTAGAAGGAAAGTCATTTATTGGAACGATTGTAGAATTTGCAGACGGTGAATTATCGATTTTAGTTCCCCCACATGACAAGCCCAATCGTGTGCCTGTCAAAGATATTATAACGATTTCAATTGTTAAGATTTAA